A part of Halictus rubicundus isolate RS-2024b chromosome 4, iyHalRubi1_principal, whole genome shotgun sequence genomic DNA contains:
- the LOC143353219 gene encoding ubiquitin-like protein 7, which translates to MSSEIILGLRLDPQALTTIKLNNINFKSKVKFLKSETARRVNLTKDLFELTYCGSILEDEVTLESYGLKNGSMVHVLKKEEPETPTVPKYISEDSILDLASAFKSFREDPALRSALHRLGQRQDVIANIISSSPGLHEDAAAIAIFQDPDLMAQFTDVDTVRRFAKAHPVLVEAAQNIAAAIHEEARNNATAAIQEEARNNATATIHDPTHNNATSAIHDVTHNNATTIIREAAHNNATAAIREVIHNNATAASNNSVTNTQPTAYSYNLDNLSDDEEMAGDSSQSSDSTQPSNLSNNPLNTTITAAQLAAAVSRARTRSFPLSNTPSSTSGGSTNSGVITTEMFNQAMQQASVAATGLITDPILPPILPPVLPQFTDLQRQLAQMHEIGLQDDTINIQALQFTNGDVQAAIELVFSGFSNN; encoded by the exons ATGTCCTCGGAAATAATTTTGGGGTTACGCTTAGACCCGCAAGCCTTAACtacaattaaattaaacaatattaaTTTCAAAAGTAAAGTCAAATTCTTAAAATCGGAAACAGCTAGAAGAGTTAACCTAACAAAAGATTTGTTTG AATTGACTTACTGTGGGAGCATTCTTGAAGACGAGGTCACACTAGAATCATATGGATTAAAAAATGGTTCTATGGTGCAtgtattaaaaaaagaagaaccaGAAACGCCAACAGTACCTAAATATATTTCAGAAGATAGCATTTTAGACCTTGCATCTGCATTCAAGTCATTTAGAGAGGACCCTGCTCTTAGAAGTGCTTTACAT CGATTAGGTCAAAGACAAGATGTGATAGCCAACATTATATCATCTTCTCCAGGCCTACACGAAGATGCTGCAGCAATTGCCATTTTCCAAGATCCTGATTTAATGGCACAATTCACAGATGTAGATACAGTCCGAAG ATTTGCTAAAGCACATCCAGTGTTAGTGGAAGCAGCACAAAATATAGCTGCAGCTATTCATGAAGAAGCACGCAATAATGCAACTGCAGCTATTCAAGAAGAGGCACGCAACAACGCAACTGCAACTATTCATGATCCCACACACAACAATGCAACTTCAGCTATTCATGACGTGACACACAACAATGCAACTACAATTATTCGTGAAGCGGCACACAACAATGCAACTGCAGCTATTCGTGAAGTGATACACAACAATGCAACTGCTGCATCTAACAATTCTGTGACTAACACACAACCAACTGCTTACTCTTATAACTTGGATAATTTGAGTGACGATGAAGAAATGGCAGGCGATTCCTCTCAGTCGTCAGATTCAACACAACCATCAAATCTGTCCAACAATCCATTAAATACTACAATAACTGCTGCACAGCTCGCAGCTGCAGTTTCTAGAGCAAGAACTAGAAGTTTTCCTCTCTCCAACACACCTTCTTCAACCTCAGGTGGAAGTACAAATTCCGGTGTAATAACCACCGAAATGTTCAATCAGGCTATGCAACAGGCTTCCGTAGCAGCCACAGGTCTAATCACTGACCCTATACTGCCACCAATTTTACCACCTGTACTGCCACAGTTCACAGACTTGCAACGACAGTTAGCACAGATGCATGAAATAGGATTGCAAGACGATACGATAAACATTCAGGCATTGCAATTTACAAACGGCGATGTTCAGGCTGCTATCGAGTTGGTGTTCAGTGGTTTCAGTAATAATTAG